From a region of the Streptacidiphilus albus JL83 genome:
- a CDS encoding AAA family ATPase, which produces MTMTVPATTVPATSAAAPAAPRRPTVRELRLVAFKSHVGTQLPLAPVTVLHGASGAGASNVLDGLAALSGLAGGGELTEALSGVRGGLAGCVPHGGRGFRLGCTVGTPQGAVRLEVAVRTDGRPRVVAEQLALDGQVLLATGAEDQARGRINASWHSDGRQGDIRAPLSASALLTAQLPLRVAGATPGEQRVLVAVQHLLTALREVFLIDPAPGQMRDWVSPADDARLRSSADNLSAVLARIEGECRIRYGRLLQAVRAAAPFPAAGLGVLRAAGDGRVLAAVDEGTGRRTSAALLGAGTLRHLAFATVLLTGPGVLQMGSATEVPDAERLLTVLAEDFDQRLLPLAVEVAARGHVRLLATGREPADVPGVVDVHCRREPTTGGSVLEGGTGSGQ; this is translated from the coding sequence GTGACCATGACCGTGCCCGCGACGACCGTGCCCGCGACCTCCGCCGCCGCACCGGCCGCGCCGCGCCGCCCCACCGTGCGGGAACTGCGGCTCGTCGCCTTCAAGTCCCACGTCGGGACGCAACTGCCGCTGGCCCCGGTAACCGTGCTGCACGGCGCCTCCGGCGCCGGCGCCTCGAACGTGCTGGACGGCCTGGCGGCCCTCTCCGGCCTGGCCGGCGGCGGCGAGCTGACCGAGGCGCTGTCCGGCGTCCGCGGCGGGCTCGCCGGATGCGTCCCGCACGGCGGGCGCGGCTTCCGGCTCGGCTGCACCGTGGGCACCCCGCAGGGCGCGGTCCGGCTGGAGGTGGCGGTCAGGACCGACGGCCGGCCGCGGGTGGTGGCCGAGCAGCTCGCCCTCGACGGCCAGGTGTTGCTCGCCACCGGCGCGGAGGACCAGGCCCGGGGCCGGATCAACGCCAGCTGGCACAGCGACGGGCGGCAGGGCGACATCCGGGCGCCGCTCTCCGCCTCCGCGCTGCTCACCGCCCAGCTGCCGCTGCGGGTGGCCGGTGCCACGCCGGGGGAGCAGCGGGTGCTGGTGGCCGTCCAGCACCTGCTGACCGCGCTGCGCGAGGTCTTCCTGATCGATCCGGCGCCCGGGCAGATGCGGGACTGGGTCTCGCCCGCCGACGACGCCCGGCTGCGCAGCTCGGCGGACAACCTGTCGGCGGTGCTGGCCCGGATCGAGGGCGAGTGCCGGATCAGGTACGGACGGCTGCTCCAGGCGGTCCGGGCCGCCGCCCCCTTCCCGGCGGCCGGCCTCGGCGTCCTCCGCGCCGCCGGGGACGGACGGGTGCTCGCGGCCGTGGACGAGGGCACCGGCCGCCGCACCTCGGCCGCGCTGCTGGGCGCCGGGACGCTGCGCCACCTCGCCTTCGCCACCGTACTGCTGACCGGACCCGGGGTGCTGCAGATGGGCTCGGCGACCGAGGTGCCGGACGCGGAGCGGCTGCTCACCGTGCTGGCCGAGGACTTCGACCAGCGGCTGCTGCCGTTGGCGGTGGAGGTGGCGGCCCGCGGGCACGTGCGGCTGCTGGCGACCGGACGGGAGCCCGCCGACGTCCCCGGGGTGGTCGACGTCCACTGCCGACGGGAGCCGACGACCGGCGGCAGCGTGCTGGAGGGCGGCACGGGGAGCGGACAATAG
- a CDS encoding nucleotide pyrophosphohydrolase, with protein sequence MGDGVPDVAELQRRLGRFAAARGWGQYHLPKNLVAALSVEASELLEIFQWLTPEQAAAVMSDPERAPRVEDEVADVLAYLLQFCSALGVDPLAALAAKIERNELRFPVGGTPPLDA encoded by the coding sequence GTGGGGGACGGGGTTCCCGATGTCGCCGAGCTGCAGCGGCGGCTGGGCCGGTTCGCGGCGGCCCGGGGCTGGGGGCAGTACCACCTGCCCAAGAACCTGGTGGCCGCGCTGAGCGTGGAGGCCTCGGAACTGCTGGAGATCTTCCAGTGGTTGACGCCGGAACAGGCGGCGGCGGTGATGTCTGACCCGGAGCGCGCCCCCCGGGTGGAGGACGAGGTGGCGGACGTGCTCGCCTACCTGCTGCAGTTCTGCTCCGCGCTGGGGGTGGACCCGCTGGCGGCGCTGGCCGCCAAGATCGAGCGCAACGAACTCCGCTTCCCGGTCGGCGGGACGCCGCCACTGGACGCCTGA
- a CDS encoding DUF6099 family protein produces the protein MDALRLIKSTRHALTEARSVPPALIEAWQACVLVEAVASLAALSLTGPGAGAGGGGGAAVGSGAVEIANALMEAASHAAACVGRPPDEGGPSRAERLSSVGDLTATVRELRALIHETAESLIVLACGAGEQELYWRCIDSVDAVAECQELATELLRAVDRSRTEPRPVWERQRADRGGES, from the coding sequence ATGGACGCGCTGAGACTCATCAAATCCACCCGCCATGCGCTCACCGAGGCGCGCAGCGTCCCGCCCGCGCTGATCGAGGCGTGGCAGGCCTGCGTCCTGGTGGAGGCCGTGGCCTCGCTCGCGGCGCTCTCGCTGACAGGACCCGGGGCCGGCGCCGGGGGCGGAGGTGGGGCTGCGGTCGGGAGCGGCGCGGTGGAGATCGCCAACGCGCTGATGGAGGCGGCGAGCCACGCCGCGGCCTGTGTCGGCCGCCCCCCGGACGAGGGCGGCCCGAGCCGGGCGGAGCGGCTGAGCAGCGTCGGGGACCTGACGGCGACCGTGCGGGAGTTGCGGGCGCTGATCCACGAGACGGCGGAGTCGCTCATCGTGCTCGCCTGCGGGGCCGGCGAGCAGGAGCTCTACTGGCGCTGCATCGACTCCGTCGACGCCGTGGCGGAGTGCCAGGAACTGGCGACCGAGCTGCTGCGCGCCGTGGACCGGAGCCGGACCGAGCCCCGGCCGGTCTGGGAGCGGCAGCGCGCCGACCGGGGCGGTGAGTCGTGA
- the dapD gene encoding 2,3,4,5-tetrahydropyridine-2,6-dicarboxylate N-succinyltransferase, whose translation MTNETAPLSSTASLGVAARGAVAVGLAGIAADGTVLDTWFPAPTLAESPGPAGTVRLSAEEAAEALGAGVAGALRTDARRGVDVVAVRTVVSSLDEAPLDAHDAYLRLHLLSHRLVQPHGQNLDGLFGLLANVAWTSIGPVPVDGVEAARLAVRAEGGQLAVYGIDKFPRMADYVVPSGVRIAHADRVRLGAYLAAGTTVMHEGFVNFNAGTLGVSMVEGRISAGVVVGDHSDIGGGASIMGTLSGGGKQVVSVGERCLLGANSGIGISLGDDCVVEAGLYVTAGTRVTLPDGEIIKAVDLSGLPNLLFRRNSQSGAVEVIARSGSWGGLNAALHAHN comes from the coding sequence GTGACCAACGAGACTGCACCCCTTTCCTCCACCGCCTCCCTCGGCGTTGCCGCCCGTGGCGCTGTCGCCGTCGGGCTGGCCGGCATCGCCGCCGACGGCACCGTCCTCGACACCTGGTTCCCCGCCCCCACGCTGGCGGAGTCCCCCGGCCCGGCCGGGACCGTGCGGCTCTCCGCCGAGGAGGCCGCCGAGGCCCTCGGCGCGGGCGTGGCCGGTGCCCTGCGCACCGACGCCCGGCGCGGCGTCGATGTCGTGGCGGTGCGCACGGTCGTCTCCTCCCTGGACGAGGCCCCGCTGGACGCCCACGACGCCTACCTGCGGCTGCACCTGCTGAGCCACCGGCTGGTGCAGCCGCACGGGCAGAACCTCGACGGCCTGTTCGGCCTGCTCGCCAACGTCGCCTGGACCAGCATCGGCCCGGTGCCGGTGGACGGCGTCGAGGCGGCCCGGCTGGCCGTCCGCGCCGAGGGCGGCCAGCTGGCCGTCTACGGGATCGACAAGTTCCCGCGGATGGCGGACTACGTCGTGCCGTCCGGCGTCCGGATCGCCCATGCGGACCGGGTGCGGCTCGGCGCGTACCTGGCCGCCGGCACGACCGTGATGCACGAGGGCTTCGTCAACTTCAACGCCGGGACGCTGGGCGTCTCCATGGTGGAGGGCCGGATCTCGGCGGGCGTGGTGGTCGGCGACCACAGCGACATCGGCGGCGGGGCCTCGATCATGGGCACCCTGTCCGGCGGCGGCAAGCAGGTCGTGTCCGTGGGCGAGCGCTGCCTGCTCGGCGCCAACTCGGGCATCGGCATCTCGCTCGGCGACGACTGCGTGGTCGAGGCCGGCCTCTACGTCACCGCCGGCACCCGGGTGACCCTGCCGGACGGCGAGATCATCAAGGCCGTCGACCTGTCCGGCCTGCCGAACCTGCTGTTCCGGCGCAACTCGCAGTCCGGCGCGGTCGAGGTCATCGCCCGCAGCGGCTCCTGGGGCGGCCTCAACGCCGCCCTGCACGCCCACAACTGA
- a CDS encoding isochorismatase family protein produces MTRALIVIDVQESFRARPEWAAISNPKIADQVDRLVRLARDAGDTVVWVLHSEPGSGGVFDPALGQVRLIDGLERRDGELLIHKTSHNAFTTTNLQQELTARGIRELTVCGIRTEQCVETTTRVGSDLGYDVTFVSDATATDPVTRGGVTLSAEEIIQRTEFALADRFATIATVAELEAAAQLEATASDGE; encoded by the coding sequence ATGACCCGAGCACTGATTGTCATCGATGTCCAGGAATCCTTCCGCGCCCGTCCCGAGTGGGCCGCGATCAGCAACCCGAAGATCGCCGACCAGGTCGACCGGCTGGTCCGGCTCGCCCGCGACGCCGGCGACACCGTCGTCTGGGTGCTCCACAGCGAGCCCGGCAGCGGCGGCGTCTTCGACCCGGCCCTCGGCCAGGTGCGGCTGATCGACGGGCTGGAGCGCCGCGACGGCGAGCTGCTGATCCACAAGACCTCGCACAACGCCTTCACCACCACCAACCTCCAGCAGGAGCTGACCGCCCGGGGCATCCGCGAACTGACGGTCTGCGGGATCCGCACCGAGCAGTGCGTGGAGACCACCACCCGGGTGGGCAGCGACCTCGGCTACGACGTCACCTTCGTCAGCGACGCCACCGCCACCGACCCGGTCACCCGGGGCGGGGTCACCCTCAGCGCCGAGGAGATCATCCAGCGCACCGAGTTCGCCCTCGCCGACCGGTTCGCGACCATCGCCACCGTTGCCGAGCTGGAGGCCGCCGCCCAACTGGAAGCGACAGCGTCCGACGGGGAATGA
- a CDS encoding GlxA family transcriptional regulator, with protein MSRILFLLAPGVHLLDLAGPAQVFSTAAAFGHAYTLGYVAEQPLVTSAQGLPLSASTELPVPARDDLLLVPGWSTPSLRRGPQFGPEALAWLCAHHDRGGTVASVCAGAEALGSAGLLDGRRCTTHHDFQEELAARHPRATVVRDVLFTVDDRVVTSAGIASGIDLALFLVAGRHGPAAAAQVARDMVVYARRNGHERQHSAMLRHRAHLDDTVHRAQDVIDRSYADRLPLAVLAASVGVSERTLTRQFTRATGLTPLRYQQTLRLERAEHLIAHGSTVDAASRSVGFEDPRMLRRLRAREAAPE; from the coding sequence ATGAGTCGCATCCTCTTCCTGCTGGCGCCCGGCGTGCACCTGCTCGACCTCGCCGGGCCCGCGCAGGTCTTCTCCACCGCGGCCGCCTTCGGCCACGCCTACACCCTGGGCTATGTCGCCGAGCAGCCCCTGGTCACCAGTGCCCAGGGGCTGCCGCTGAGCGCCTCGACGGAGCTGCCCGTGCCGGCCCGGGACGACCTGCTGCTCGTCCCCGGGTGGAGTACGCCGTCCCTGCGCCGGGGGCCGCAGTTCGGCCCCGAGGCCCTGGCCTGGCTGTGTGCGCACCACGACCGGGGCGGGACCGTTGCCAGCGTCTGCGCCGGGGCCGAGGCCCTGGGCAGCGCCGGGCTGCTGGACGGCCGCCGCTGCACCACCCACCACGACTTCCAGGAGGAGCTGGCCGCCCGTCACCCCCGGGCCACGGTGGTGCGCGACGTGCTGTTCACCGTCGACGACCGGGTGGTCACCTCGGCCGGGATCGCCAGCGGCATCGACCTGGCGCTGTTCCTGGTCGCCGGCCGGCACGGTCCGGCGGCCGCCGCGCAGGTCGCCCGCGACATGGTGGTCTACGCCCGCCGCAACGGCCATGAGCGGCAACACAGCGCCATGCTCCGGCACCGCGCCCACCTCGACGACACCGTCCACCGGGCCCAGGACGTCATCGACAGGTCCTATGCGGACCGGCTGCCGCTGGCCGTCCTCGCCGCCTCCGTCGGGGTCAGCGAGCGCACCCTCACCCGCCAGTTCACCCGCGCCACCGGCCTCACCCCGCTGCGCTACCAGCAGACCCTGCGGCTGGAGCGGGCCGAGCACCTGATCGCCCACGGCTCCACCGTGGACGCGGCCTCCCGGAGCGTCGGCTTCGAGGACCCGCGGATGCTCCGCCGGCTCCGGGCCCGCGAGGCGGCCCCGGAGTGA
- a CDS encoding ricin-type beta-trefoil lectin domain protein, whose amino-acid sequence MTNHRSRRVPTLVALGGLLAALCLAPAAPVALASAVSAVSAVGAPVARADAAAPTSMSTPTPTPTPIAAQEWLYPGRAGSVTCSAPAEYHDGRLKNGVLKAEYIDFDSDGDPVQLNASEPAYACNGYSAANVADVKAWSAQQYLTTSLADLPSEEALTGNPAKVATAVSTLVNLTSSIGFTGVDVDFENYWSWVGNDQANYYGFLAKLAAGLHAAGLKLQVEGPPDVTTGFNYGQVLAAGADQVVMMVYDDEYQSPVGSTCLAFTPFSWERSLITGALAQIPAAQQYRFVAGLPAEAYTATAKCQTITGNLTFKDMQAAPGYSSNPSTVAARRDPGSGEIRWSSGGSFYDYVDQTALDEKLALARSLGVTSISVWTLGGGNPWFSASALNATALVSTASGRCLDDPADATANLTPIDVSDCTGTAGQSFYHASDNSLQTMGKCLDAKGQGTQPGTEVDLYTCNGGANQQWQLNADGSITGVQSGDCLDVTGGAVDAPDGTPMELWPCTGESNELWTRR is encoded by the coding sequence ATGACAAACCATCGTTCCCGACGGGTTCCGACCCTCGTCGCGCTGGGCGGACTGCTGGCCGCCCTGTGTCTCGCCCCCGCCGCCCCGGTGGCCCTGGCCAGTGCCGTCAGTGCCGTCAGTGCCGTCGGTGCCCCGGTGGCCCGGGCCGACGCCGCCGCGCCGACGTCTATGTCGACGCCGACGCCGACGCCGACGCCGATCGCGGCCCAGGAGTGGCTCTACCCGGGCCGGGCCGGCTCCGTGACCTGCTCCGCGCCCGCCGAGTACCACGACGGCAGGCTCAAGAACGGGGTGCTCAAGGCCGAGTACATCGACTTCGACAGCGACGGCGACCCGGTGCAGCTCAACGCCTCCGAGCCGGCCTACGCCTGCAACGGCTACAGCGCCGCCAACGTGGCCGACGTCAAGGCCTGGTCCGCCCAGCAGTACCTGACCACCTCGCTGGCCGACCTGCCCTCGGAGGAGGCGCTGACCGGCAACCCGGCCAAGGTCGCCACCGCTGTCAGCACACTGGTCAACCTGACCAGCAGTATCGGCTTCACCGGTGTCGACGTGGACTTCGAGAACTACTGGAGCTGGGTCGGCAACGACCAGGCCAACTACTACGGCTTCCTGGCCAAGCTGGCCGCCGGACTGCACGCCGCCGGGCTCAAGCTGCAGGTCGAGGGCCCGCCGGACGTCACCACCGGCTTCAACTACGGTCAGGTGCTGGCGGCCGGGGCCGACCAGGTGGTGATGATGGTCTACGACGACGAGTACCAGTCGCCGGTCGGCTCGACCTGTCTGGCCTTCACGCCCTTCTCCTGGGAGCGGAGCCTGATCACCGGCGCGCTGGCGCAGATCCCGGCGGCCCAGCAGTACCGGTTCGTGGCCGGGCTGCCCGCCGAGGCGTACACCGCCACCGCCAAGTGCCAGACCATCACCGGCAACCTGACCTTCAAGGACATGCAGGCCGCGCCCGGCTACTCCAGCAACCCGAGCACCGTCGCCGCCCGCCGCGATCCGGGCTCCGGCGAGATCCGCTGGAGCTCCGGCGGCAGCTTCTACGACTACGTCGACCAGACCGCGCTCGACGAGAAGCTGGCCCTGGCGCGCAGCCTCGGCGTCACCAGCATCTCGGTCTGGACCCTGGGCGGCGGCAACCCCTGGTTCTCCGCCAGTGCGCTGAACGCCACCGCGCTGGTCTCCACCGCGAGCGGACGCTGCCTGGACGACCCGGCCGACGCCACCGCCAACCTGACCCCGATCGACGTCTCGGACTGCACCGGCACGGCCGGCCAGAGCTTCTACCACGCGAGCGACAACTCGCTGCAGACCATGGGCAAGTGCCTGGACGCCAAGGGGCAGGGCACTCAGCCCGGCACCGAGGTGGACCTCTACACCTGCAACGGCGGCGCCAACCAGCAGTGGCAGCTGAACGCCGACGGCAGCATCACCGGCGTCCAGTCCGGCGACTGCCTGGACGTCACCGGCGGTGCGGTGGACGCGCCCGACGGCACCCCGATGGAGCTGTGGCCCTGCACCGGCGAGAGCAACGAACTGTGGACCCGGCGCTGA
- a CDS encoding GntR family transcriptional regulator, which translates to MATAPHTYRKRDRIREHLLDLMEGLAPGDAVPSERRLCAELEVSRPTLRSVVDELVRDGLLVRRQGQGMFVAEPKIAQALTQQARGVAATGIGTHAVAGVTGNWTSRTVDFTRISAGARVGRRLRLAPSAPVLRATRLRLVDGEPISVETLHLPEALVPGLTAEDLADHSFYALLESRYGIGVHDALQTIEPTVTDEEEAALLGVPQHFPALLFERVTEDEQGRVVEFSHSVYRGDRYRIVSRLSLARNDSGGRMLAGQWSTADPTEQGRGLPADPFFATPS; encoded by the coding sequence GTGGCAACAGCCCCGCACACGTACCGCAAGCGGGATCGGATCCGCGAGCACCTGCTCGACCTGATGGAGGGCCTCGCCCCGGGCGACGCGGTCCCCTCGGAGCGGCGGCTCTGCGCCGAGCTGGAGGTCTCCCGGCCCACGCTGCGTTCCGTCGTCGACGAGCTGGTCCGCGACGGCCTGCTGGTCCGCCGGCAGGGGCAGGGCATGTTCGTGGCCGAGCCCAAGATCGCGCAGGCGCTGACCCAGCAGGCCAGGGGCGTTGCCGCCACCGGCATCGGCACCCACGCCGTGGCCGGCGTCACCGGCAACTGGACCAGCCGGACCGTCGACTTCACCCGGATCAGCGCCGGCGCCCGGGTCGGCCGGAGGCTGCGGCTCGCCCCCTCGGCCCCGGTGCTGCGGGCGACCCGGCTGCGCCTGGTCGACGGCGAGCCGATCTCGGTGGAGACCCTCCACCTGCCGGAGGCCCTGGTCCCCGGGCTCACCGCGGAGGATCTGGCCGACCACTCCTTCTACGCGCTGCTGGAGTCGCGCTACGGCATCGGCGTCCATGACGCGCTGCAGACCATCGAACCGACGGTGACCGACGAGGAGGAGGCGGCGCTGCTGGGTGTGCCGCAGCACTTCCCGGCGCTGCTCTTCGAACGGGTCACCGAGGACGAGCAGGGCCGGGTGGTCGAGTTCTCGCACTCGGTCTACCGGGGCGACCGCTACCGGATCGTCTCCCGGCTGTCGCTGGCCAGGAACGACAGCGGCGGCCGGATGCTGGCGGGTCAGTGGTCCACCGCCGATCCGACCGAGCAGGGCCGGGGGCTGCCGGCCGACCCGTTCTTCGCCACGCCCTCCTGA
- a CDS encoding family 4 glycosyl hydrolase, whose translation MKIVVVGGGSTYTPELADGFARLRDLLPVEELVLVDPAAERLELIGALSRRIFARQGHPGRVTTSSDLDAAAEGASAVLVQLRIGGQQARLGDETFPLDCGCVGQETTGAGGLAKALRTVPVVLDIAERVRRASPDAWIVDFTNPVGIVTRTLLDAGHRAVGLCNVAKGFQHSFGEWLGVDPGTVELDHVGLNHLTWERGVRVGGVDVLPRLLDEHGEGLAARCRLPVEVMRQMGAIPSYYLRYFYGHDAEVAEQRTKPSRAQEVGDLERRLLDLYADPTLDTKPALLEQRGGAFYSEAAISLLGGLLGDSGARHVANVWNAGTLPFLPDDAVIEVPATVGTGGAVPLPVAPLEPRYAGLIAHVAAYEELAAEAAVKGGLQRVEQALLAHPLVGQYDLARRLAAELVSINADHLPWSRR comes from the coding sequence TTGAAGATCGTCGTCGTCGGTGGCGGTTCCACCTACACCCCCGAGCTGGCGGACGGATTCGCCCGGCTGCGCGACCTGCTGCCGGTCGAGGAGCTGGTACTGGTCGATCCGGCCGCCGAACGGCTGGAGCTCATCGGCGCACTCAGCCGAAGGATCTTCGCCCGCCAGGGCCACCCCGGCCGGGTCACCACCAGCAGCGACCTGGACGCGGCGGCCGAGGGGGCGTCAGCCGTCCTGGTCCAGCTGCGGATCGGCGGCCAGCAGGCCCGGCTCGGCGACGAGACGTTTCCGCTGGACTGCGGCTGCGTCGGCCAGGAGACCACCGGGGCCGGCGGCCTGGCCAAGGCGCTGCGCACGGTGCCGGTGGTGCTGGACATCGCCGAGCGGGTCCGCCGGGCCAGCCCGGACGCCTGGATCGTCGACTTCACCAACCCGGTCGGCATCGTCACCCGCACCCTGCTGGACGCCGGGCACCGGGCCGTCGGGCTGTGCAACGTCGCCAAGGGCTTCCAGCACAGCTTCGGCGAATGGCTGGGCGTCGACCCGGGCACGGTCGAACTCGACCATGTCGGCCTCAACCACCTGACCTGGGAGCGCGGCGTCCGGGTCGGCGGCGTCGACGTCCTGCCCCGGCTGCTGGACGAGCACGGCGAGGGCCTGGCCGCCCGCTGCCGGCTGCCGGTGGAGGTGATGCGGCAGATGGGCGCGATCCCGTCCTACTACCTCCGCTACTTCTACGGCCACGACGCCGAGGTCGCCGAGCAGCGCACCAAGCCCTCGCGGGCCCAGGAGGTCGGCGACCTGGAGCGGCGACTGCTCGACCTCTACGCCGACCCGACGCTCGACACCAAGCCGGCCCTGCTGGAGCAGCGCGGCGGCGCCTTCTACTCCGAGGCGGCGATCTCCCTGCTCGGCGGGCTGCTCGGGGACAGCGGCGCGCGGCACGTGGCCAATGTCTGGAACGCCGGGACGCTGCCCTTCCTGCCGGACGACGCGGTGATCGAGGTCCCGGCCACTGTCGGCACGGGCGGCGCGGTACCGCTGCCGGTCGCCCCGCTGGAGCCCCGGTACGCCGGGCTGATCGCCCATGTCGCCGCCTACGAGGAACTGGCCGCCGAGGCCGCCGTCAAGGGCGGGCTGCAGCGGGTCGAGCAGGCGCTGCTGGCCCATCCGCTGGTCGGCCAGTACGACCTGGCCCGGCGGCTGGCCGCCGAGCTCGTCTCGATCAACGCCGACCACCTGCCGTGGAGCCGGCGGTGA
- a CDS encoding sulfotransferase family protein translates to MREARHSGAATRAVRRRAEHLREALRPPGLSRRTAALLPDRHGTRLVGSPVFVISSQRSGSTLLRVLLNSHSRIRAPHELHLDTLQVRLGADYAAEVMAELGLPRAALEHLLWDRVLDHELTRSGKDIIVDKTPNNALIWRRMAAAWPDARYLFLLRHPGSVLESVLNRHHDAERTGALRDVHAQVAGVQEARSRLDGLTLRYEDLTADPERETRRVCAYLGVAWEPGMLEYGRQDHGPFKPYFGDWSENIGSGRVQAARPLPAAADVPEELRETARAWGYLG, encoded by the coding sequence ATGCGAGAAGCGCGGCACAGCGGGGCGGCAACCCGGGCGGTCCGACGGCGGGCCGAACACCTCCGGGAGGCGCTCCGCCCGCCCGGACTGAGCCGGCGGACGGCGGCGCTGCTCCCCGACCGGCACGGGACCCGGCTGGTCGGGTCCCCGGTGTTCGTCATCTCCTCGCAGCGGTCGGGCTCGACCCTGCTGCGGGTGCTGCTGAACAGCCACTCCCGGATCCGCGCTCCGCACGAACTCCACCTGGACACCCTCCAGGTGCGGCTCGGGGCCGACTACGCCGCCGAGGTGATGGCAGAACTCGGGCTCCCCCGGGCTGCGTTGGAGCATCTGCTGTGGGACCGGGTGCTGGACCACGAACTGACGCGCAGCGGCAAGGACATCATCGTGGACAAGACCCCGAACAATGCGCTGATCTGGCGGCGCATGGCGGCGGCCTGGCCCGACGCCCGCTACCTCTTCCTGCTCCGGCACCCCGGTTCGGTGCTGGAGTCGGTGCTGAACCGGCACCACGACGCCGAGCGGACCGGCGCTCTCCGCGATGTCCACGCGCAGGTGGCCGGCGTCCAGGAGGCCAGGAGCCGGCTCGACGGCCTCACCCTGCGGTACGAGGACCTCACCGCCGACCCGGAGCGCGAGACCCGGCGCGTCTGCGCCTACCTGGGCGTTGCCTGGGAGCCCGGGATGCTCGAATACGGCAGGCAGGACCACGGCCCGTTCAAGCCCTACTTCGGGGACTGGAGCGAGAACATCGGCTCGGGCCGGGTCCAGGCCGCCCGTCCGCTGCCGGCCGCCGCCGACGTCCCCGAGGAGCTCCGGGAGACGGCCCGGGCCTGGGGCTACCTCGGATAG